The Arabidopsis thaliana chromosome 5, partial sequence genomic interval ATCCGTTACATcctcctcttcatcatcactctctctGCAATTCTGATATCTATGGTTAGAAGGATAAGACCCTGACGAGTTAGAAGTAACATCGCTCCCTTCAGACGAACATCGAGCCTGCCTCGACTTcacctcttctttcttctcttcaaagaGCTCAACAGATTCATCTACTGCAATGTGTTCATATGTTTTAACATTGGTGTCAAAAGTTACTCTCTTACGATTTGGACTTGGACTCGGACTCTGTTTCTCCTCAACCTTGTCACTGcagtttaaagaaaagaatcaaataagTCAAATCTGTTGAgctaaaacacaaaacatgaATCTAAgtagaaagaacaaaaccacAACACTTACCAGATATCAGTGATCGGAGTTACAGAAACTGTAGGGACTTTCTCAACAACGTTCACATGATTATCCTTTGGAGACACCTCCGAGATTTTAGGGACTTCCATAACAGTTGAATCTTTTGCATACTTTGGGACTTCTTCAACAGTAGGAACCCTAAGATTCAAAAGAACATCCTTTGCAGCTTCCTCAGAGATTCTCTACataaaacgaaacaaaattaCTTCAGATAAAgcaaaacccaacaaaaaattgaagctGAAATTAGCTTAATTGCAGCAAATCAAcactaagaagaagaacttacGTTTAAACGTGGCTGAAAAGATTCTCTGCGTCTCTGACGGCGACGATTCTTCCGACGACCGAAGCAACCAAGTAAGCAACCCATTCTCTTCTACAATTCAAAGAGCTAACAACGAGAGAGATTGAAGGTAATAGATTCCTTCGAGAGCTTATAAATCGAAGATTAAAGAGTCAACATTGCAAAGAGATGATTTTTAACTGGActtagagagaagaagaagaagtgttgtACTCATGGATTTGggggtttagggtttccttttttatttgtctcttcagatttccttttttatttgtctctttagatttccttttttctctttctaatttcaggttataatttattaattttggcGGAGTAAAAGTAGATGACCGTTACAAGTCTGATTTATTAGACTGTGAAATTGGACCGTTGTTATGTGGGCCATggcttttattaaaaaaagaagagaaggtatattatttaaattggAGATAATGGGCCGTTTTAAACCCAATTATTATTGGTCCACTAAAGTTTTTATATCCTCTAACTTCGACGAGCTTGATATAGTTTTGGACCTTTTGGTGTGAACGGTCACAttcaactaaattaaaaagtccaacaaacaaaatctggTCATGAAAAGCTTGGTGTGATGTTTCTAATAAGTAAATTTACTGAGGTTAATTGGTTGGTTTAACTTAAATGTAATCCAAACTCCTCTCCCTTTAGAGATTTTCAGTTGGGAATGAAAACCTTTAAAGCTTGCACCCTAAAATGACATTAATGGTTATAGATAtagtttgttttcatgtttcttttttttttatattttcctttaGTTTTTTCTAGGGTTGGGACTAAATAATCGGACTCGGATCCGAGATCCGATTTGAAAAGCTGGATACCCAATTGGGATGGATCCGCTTCCGGATCCTGAATTTTTAGATTCagatgaatatttttttttaaactaaagaaaGCATATCAGCATCACATTTTTGTGGTGATACTGCTTCAAGAATCTGTCACATATCtgtccaaaagaaaagaatttgtcacatattgtataattttaatatatttattgttttagtttGAAAACAAACGTGGAAAAAAACATCTTACAGGTGTCAGGTGTGCCGCGTCGTCCCACTCAAAGCCTATATCATCAATTTTCTGGCTGTTCTAATCTactcaatttatttttttattgttaatttactGAAGATCGGCGATGGGAGAGAGAGACGACGAAGCAGAAGGTATTTTAGAGAAGGCGAAGATTCCTTTGTTAAAGGATCAAAATGTGGCAGAGGAGGAAAACggagaaataaagaaagagatatgGCTAGAGACGAAGAAGCTGTGGCGTATTGTCGGACCAGCTATATTCACTAGAGTCACGACCAACTTGATCTTTGTCATCACTCAGGCTTTCGCTGGCCACCTCGGCGAGCTAGAACTCGCTGCCATCTCCATCGTCAACAACGTCATTATCGGCTTCAACTATAGCCTCTTCGTATATATACGCAACAATACTTTTTATGTAGCTTATATTATAATGTTGGGTTTAATTTGTTaagaaactatatatgtttatatgcaGATTGGAATGGCGACTGCGTTGGAAACGCTGTGCGGTCAAGCGTTTGGAGCAAAGAAGTATGACATGTTTGGAGTGTATTTGCAGCGATCTTGGattgttcttttcttattctcCATCTTGCTCCTCCCAATGTACATCTTTGCGACTCCGATTCTTAAGTTCATGGGCCAGCCTGACGACATCGCAGAGCTCTCCGGTATCATCTCTGTTTGGGCCATTCCTACACATTTCTCATTTGCCTTCTTTTTCCCTATCAACCGGTTCCTCCAATGCCAGCTTAAAAATTCGGTATGTAACTTATGATTTGAAAGGTCAGTTGGTCACAACGGTGGGGGTTAGTCCAAATATCTTGTGAACTAGACGGCTCTATTTTTGGGGTAGACAGTGTTTGCAAAAATATTGATCAGTTTCCGTGTGAAATTGATGAGTAAAACTACCATTTCTTCATTGATGTTAGATTAACTTATTATAGAAagttaattgattttttctagATGCTAGTTATTTTTGGCAATAttcctttgttttatttatttgtgtgtgtgtgtttgtgaaCGATTTCTTGCATTTAGAAATCCTAAAATGTCTTTGTATagtatgtttgtttttctcgTTCATTTTTAAATCTTGGAAACTTGAATGGGTCAGCGAGCTTGGTGGACCAATAATTGATGAATAAATAACATTTACCCAAATGGTCAACCACGTGTTCCTCGTTGAACAACAAGCTGTCTCATTTGATCGCACTAGTGAATTAACCACTAttaaatacataattagtGGACTAATTGGGATTATTTGTTAATCTTTCTTGAGTTTCTAGTTTGTTAATTGAAGTTTAACATAATCGGATAATGTGTTAGTATCATGGGAATAGAATAGTCATGTGCTCCATTTTCCTAGGAATATAAGCTTAATACtatatgtttttgtatcaTAGATCAGTTGTTGATCTATCCTAATCGATTGCATAACCATGATCCAATGGTTTCTTTATTAACTGTTCATATCATGTGCGCatctattattattagtttattgcTTTCTTGCTTATTATCTTGTTTGTCTATTAgcaaaaaaccataaaaatatatCGCCTTAGCTTATTATGTTTAGTAATTAATGGCCTGGTTCTTTGTGGAATTTGAACTCGCTATACATATCACTGCAAGAACAACTAAACCATACACTTGTGATTATCGGTTCGGGTTAAGACTTGATTCAAATCTTTAATAGCAAGTTATTTGGGCATATAAAGGGATTTGAATGGTGTGCAACAAGAGTAACATGatgaacataaaaaaaaaaaaaaaaagtaagagataATTATAGGGAAAACTAGTTTTATGTCTATAAACTagttgggtttttttttcttgatattaatatataatatgtgtTAGGTTAATATCCtcttactttttatttatttattttggttttcgaTGTTCTTTTACATTACCATAGGTGATTGCAATTTCTTCTGGAGTGTCACTTGTAGTTCACATATTTGTGTGCTGGCTTTTTGTGTACGTTCTTGAACTTGGAGTCATAGGGACCATCGCTACTGCTAACGTGTCATGGTGGCTCAATGTCTTTATCTTATTTACTTACACCACTTGCGGCGGTTGTCCGCTCACTTGGACCGGTTTCTCCATGGAATCTTTCACGAGACTATGGGAATTCACTAAGCTCTCTGCCTCTTCCGGCATAATGGTTTGGTATTACTCGTTAAACGCCACTAGTCGATcgtatttgtttcttttggtttacAGATCAGAACACAACTTCCTTACTACCGATTTATATCAATACAGCTTGGAGAATTGGTATTATAGGATGTTAATTGTGATGACTGGAAATTTAGAGGATGCAAGAATTGACGTAGACTCTATGTCTATATGGTATGTCAAATATATGGTTTTCGagattaataatatattttatatcaaaatttttttttataattccTATATATTTGTACATTTTTCTGTAGAAAGTTTTATGAACATAATCTTTATTGGCAGCATGTCGATAAATGGTTTGGAGATGATGGTTCCACTTGCTTTCTTCGCGGGGACCAGGTAAACTATTCTCTCATTTCTATTACTATCATATACAGTAGATTGTCttccatttttgtttagttcggtttatattttatatttatgatCTAAAGACTAGTTAGATCTGGTTTGTCTAGCTGACAGTTCCTGGCTTCTAAATAATCGTTTATAGGATTAACTAGGGGCAGACTGGTATGTCAAATATATAGTGAAGTAATGAAATAACTGAATagttattaacaaaacaaactaaatcaAATTTTCGCATTGTAAAACTATAAAACATTAACCAAGTCGCCTTGGTCCAGTGGTGTATAACTCTATCTCCTATGTATTCTAAATGAGtgaataatgaaataaaattttaccaTTCACATTTAAAGTTGTGTCCGACATGTTTTTTGAAGTGTTATCCTAAATTTTACCATTCACATGCGTATATAgtacattaattaatatatatatgatgataatcctttctttttttaagcGTACGAGTGGCAAATGAATTAGGAGCAGGCAATGGAAAAAGAGCAAGATTCGCAATGATCATATCAGTGACACAATCGTTAATCATTGGAATAATCATTTCGGTGCTCATATATTTTCTGCTTGACCAAATCGGTTGGATGTTCTCTTCAAGTGAAACTGTCCTAAAAGCAGTCAATAATCTCTCTATTCTTTTATCCTTTGCGATTCTTCTCAACAGTGTCCAACCGGTTCTCTCCGGTACGCTACATAAACAAattgatttggattttttttctttgttaaccGAATATAAACGTGTTCAACGGTTGTGTGGtgacttttgattttgcttaGGTGTTGCGGTTGGTTCGGGTTGGCAATCACTAGTCGCATTTATAAATTTGGGATGCTACTATTTCATTGGACTTCCACTTGGAATTGTCATGGGCTGGATGTTCAAGTTTGGTGTCAAAGTAAGCCAATTTTCTCAATTTATTTGATATCAAATTAGCAAGCATTTGAAGATTAATCTACATGGGCTGTGATCATGCTAAATAGGGCATTTGGGCGGGTATGATCTTCGGAGGAACCATGGTTCAAACattgatattgatttttattactATGAGATGCGATTGGGAGAAAGAGgtaactcaattttttttgtttgttgctttTGGTTTGCGTATATATGTggtttattttaagtttttttttttagtacaattgtttcatgttctttttttttaaacatttgtaGGCACAAAACGCTAAGGTTCGTGTTAACAAATGGTCTGTATCAGACGCAAGAAAGTGAAGGTTGAAgaataagaattaaaaaattgtatttaaactataaaatatgcatacataataaattttgatcgtttttaactaataaaacatATGGTGTATCATTTCAATCTCACATGAATTAAATCTTGGTGTGTATAGACTATACAGTATAGTAGTTTGTTTTGTAAACCGAAATCAGAACACTGGCTGCTGGCCGGTTTACTTAATTtatgaatctatatatacatttttgcagtcattttgtgaaataaatcctgtagttgggacttatttacaatggctgccactggattttaatgtttgtttttgataattagaaaaaaaatcttcgaattaaatattttacatttaacaatcttccctaaatctctccacattaactacacggttagttactaaaattaaacttccaaaatatttaatatcatttaattactacaaaattatcatttttgatattgtttttctccatgactataacaattcgactataatcatcaaaccgcagagatatttgatagcatttaattactacaaaattacaaaatatttagacaataattcataaaaatatcataaataagatcaatattaataaaataaatagtttttttacgggatgggttggcgggacgggtttggcaggacgttacttaataacaattgtaaactataaaataaaaatattttataaatagatacaatttgcaaacttttatgtatactaactttaaaaaataaattgttcccgcggtgtaccgcgggttaaaatctagtgacatatataatataataaggAAGTACGCACACTTCTAGCATCCTACGGTCTGAAAACtatttccaaacaaaaaaaatccaactGTTCGAAACATGCGAAATCCGACCCGAACATATATGTTCTAAGAATTAAGAACAGATAGACGctaatagaaaatatatatccttATAAAATGTTTGCAATTAACTAATTATGTAAGGGCTAACTAGGTTTTTAATCGActatatacaaatttgatCAACCGACCATATCAACTGATTAATGTAACTTATTTGACCAAACCAATCGCTGAATCGCACCATTAACACCTATCTAACGTAAGTGTTGTTATTTCTCAACACATATACGTCAGGGAAAagtaacaaaagagaaaagtaaaaatttgtaagaaaaccATATAAATAACTTTGCATGTCCatgaaaaattcaaacattaCACACTATTAGCCTCCTCGACGTAATAGAAAAAGAAGTGAATACGTGGAGACAAAACAGTTTAATTTCTCTAGTAAAAAAAAGCATACAATTCAAAGCTTTTTAAATTCAATCATATCAGACAAAATATAAGATAGTTAACGCGTTTTTCTGATGGCTTTGCTTGATTAACGCCCCTAAGATTCGACGCGCATAATATAGTTTGGCTTAGTCCATTTACGTAGACTaaagatttttcaattattaaaaaatttaaagtccaatcttcttcttttttttagcGAACAATATCTTATCGTATTTGCCTTTGTTAAAAATTTCAGTTAACACGTGTAACTAAAAATCacttaaaaagaatatattgaATAAGATGACTACGAATTAATGTATTAATGAATGGAATAATAGTAGTTACAGAAATAAGACATGAATGGATTTTAAACATGGGgcaatccaaaaaaaaaacacctaaTGTAAAATGCTgcaaaaatgttaaaaaggAACATCGAAAGATGTTGAAATGATATCAGTAGGTGCATTTCATACCATTGTGCCATTATTAATTAgtgtaataaaatatttgttttgtatttattggatatacttttctttaaatagAATGTCCCTTCGGAGACATCCTGTAAAAACGTGGATCGATAGTtggcaaaaaagaaagactagTTTTACATGTTCTAGTCTCCGGTTCAAGAAGATTATGGATCTAAACCCGAAACttcttagttatttttaaCATCGGGTTATTTATTCAGTATGTCAAAATTTTACATAATCTTTGAACAAGATTATTTTATACAAGATGGGAGGGTAGTAAATGATTGTCAAGAAAAACATagtaaacaacaaatctttttttttgataaattccCGCGTAATATAGTAACTTCTAATTTATtggtatttttctttttggtaatcACATATAtctacattttcttttcttcgaatcagtacttctttttttcaagctttcaaaataattcaCAGAGAGAGAACACAAAATGTTAGGTGTAATGTTTGAGCATTTGATGGTTTTGGTTGAACATGTGTTTGATATGAAGGATTTCCGAAACCAATTGTTATGGTCCCTAATAGTAGGTCCGTTACTATACTTAGAAGTAAATTAAAGGCATGTATTTTTCGTGTTTATTGTTATTTAACTATCGACATTATTATATCATTCAATTGGATGTAATTAAATCTAATTGAGTTGGCAAACTGACGCCTAACTACCCGAAATCAATGACTTCTTGTCATATATTTAAACCTATCTTTCGATTTGATATCatagttttgcaatttttgtttgttaactAAATCGGTTTATTACTCTATGATTAAAGTGATGTATATCCATACAAGTACTGTCCATTAGTCTATCCGGGGGTTAGGGCTCCAATATTAAGTGTATCAGTTTATTTTGATTTCCAGCTTTAATTGTCTCAATTTGGTGAATTGTAAAGACATATTTTTATTGGGGAAATGAATTGTTTATCCATCGATTTTGatggagagaaaaaaaaacttttagatGAGTTTAACCAGcttaatttataaacaataattaatcGATTATATTTGTTggaattatattttagatcTTTTCGATTTATCTGcattatttgtatttatgacaaagaagaataaagtaACTCATGGAAAAGTTTGACCTTAAAAATTTACTTTATCAAATTTTAGCGTGTAGTTGTGTGTAAGTGTAAATGTGTGTATATTGTATTGTACACGCAACAATCTTGCAAGGATCatgaaaatcttaaaatactTGCATTCATTGAATTCTATGGATGGTTAATGGTTTAAAagtttatagttttaatttataagaaTAGACATCAACCCTTCATTCCTTGGTTACTCTAAACCAACTTACCTATGGAGTTAATTAAGAGATTCAATTTGAACTATGTGATGTTTAGACCCTATCAAGgaagaaatttttatataaagtttgTGGATTATTCTGATTTGGAAGAGTCATGCATCTATTTGAATCCTCCATCAATCAAGAAGTAGTATCTTACATGTGAAGTTGAGATAGCaaacaatgaaaaatttatatatacgtGCAACCTATGCTTCTAATCATCAATAATAGGGGGCGTGTATATAAGTAAAAATTATGAACATGCAGCAACATTACTCTAATTCTTGTCAACAgtcaaaatattttgcttGTCTCGAGTTTCAGGTTCATTCTCATCTTCCGCAATTGCATGGTGATCATGCTGATCAAATCTCTATCGATCGACTATATCTGATGGAGAACTTAATggtattctttcttttgttattgtcACTGGTCGATTTGCTTAGCGCTTACACCTTATGCGTCTCAAGCATTCTCGAGGGATATTTTCTAACACTTAATCAAATGCACTCGAACCTTTCCACACTTGATAATTTTAGGCTGTgatataactaaaattttatttgcttAGATATTACATTGAGAATGTTCTCATTACAAATCAATACTCCCCTCCTACTAACTCCAACTTATTTTTGCAATACATCGAGTTTCACCATTATGAAGATGGACGTATAGTTTGTCAAAAAGCTTTCACCAAAGAAAGAGCCGTTAAGATCACTCGAAACAACGAGGGGGTGctttataagaaatttcaaTCGCTAAAATCTGATGAGATtcataaaaagatttaaaaagaaTGCAAATGagtataaaagagaaaaggggGTTGACAGAGCAATATTTTTGTGAGGCCACCTTAATGGGGTGTATGGGGTCGAGTATTTTGGGTGTATGTATGGACTATACACAAATCAGAGCAATTACGATTATGCATGAAAGTGGTATGTGTCTATTCTAATCTACATTATGATGGGTCTGCAAGAAGTCATCTTTTATAGTTGCtgtatgattattttttttctttgcgaATTTATTAGC includes:
- a CDS encoding MATE efflux family protein (MATE efflux family protein; FUNCTIONS IN: antiporter activity, drug transmembrane transporter activity, transporter activity; INVOLVED IN: drug transmembrane transport, transmembrane transport; LOCATED IN: membrane; EXPRESSED IN: 10 plant structures; EXPRESSED DURING: 7 growth stages; CONTAINS InterPro DOMAIN/s: Multi antimicrobial extrusion protein MatE (InterPro:IPR002528); BEST Arabidopsis thaliana protein match is: MATE efflux family protein (TAIR:AT5G65380.1); Has 1807 Blast hits to 1807 proteins in 277 species: Archae - 0; Bacteria - 0; Metazoa - 736; Fungi - 347; Plants - 385; Viruses - 0; Other Eukaryotes - 339 (source: NCBI BLink).), with the protein product MGERDDEAEGILEKAKIPLLKDQNVAEEENGEIKKEIWLETKKLWRIVGPAIFTRVTTNLIFVITQAFAGHLGELELAAISIVNNVIIGFNYSLFIGMATALETLCGQAFGAKKYDMFGVYLQRSWIVLFLFSILLLPMYIFATPILKFMGQPDDIAELSGIISVWAIPTHFSFAFFFPINRFLQCQLKNSVIAISSGVSLVVHIFVCWLFVYVLELGVIGTIATANVSWWLNVFILFTYTTCGGCPLTWTGFSMESFTRLWEFTKLSASSGIMVCLENWYYRMLIVMTGNLEDARIDVDSMSICMSINGLEMMVPLAFFAGTSVRVANELGAGNGKRARFAMIISVTQSLIIGIIISVLIYFLLDQIGWMFSSSETVLKAVNNLSILLSFAILLNSVQPVLSGVAVGSGWQSLVAFINLGCYYFIGLPLGIVMGWMFKFGVKGIWAGMIFGGTMVQTLILIFITMRCDWEKEAQNAKVRVNKWSVSDARK